The following are encoded in a window of Acropora muricata isolate sample 2 chromosome 6, ASM3666990v1, whole genome shotgun sequence genomic DNA:
- the LOC136920341 gene encoding 5-demethoxyubiquinone hydroxylase, mitochondrial-like has protein sequence MIFKMAVPVMKICPRCFCSQARRTYVGRPRPHIDRILRVDHAGELGADRIYAGQMAILGKTSVGPTIQHMWDQEKEHLRKFEQIIADKRVRPTVLTPLWNVAGFALGAGTALLGKEAAMACTVAVEEIISEHYDNQLRELLTEGVTDENKELLDVIQKFRDEELEHLHIGEEHDAGKAPMYETLSTVIQTGCKAAIWLSERI, from the exons ATGATATTTAAAATGGCGGTTCCGGTTATGAAAATTTGCCCAAGATGTTTTTGTTCTCAAGCAAGAAGAACATACGTAGGTAGACCAAGACCTCATATTGATAGGATACTCCGCGTAGACCATGCGGGGGAACTTGGTGCTGATCGTATCTATGCCGGTCAAATGGCTATTTTGGGAAAGACAAGTGTAGGACCAACTATACAG CACATGTGGGATCAAGAAAAGGAACATCTTCGAAAGTTTGAGCAGATTATAGCCGATAAGAGAGTTCGACCCACAGTCCTTACACCACTCTGGAATGTTGCAGGATTTGCTTTGG GTGCAGGAACAGCTTTACTCGGAAAGGAAGCGGCAATGGCCTGTACTGTTGCTGTAGAGGAAATAATCAGTGAACATTATGACAA TCAGCTGAGAGAATTATTAACTGAAGGTGTAACAGATGAAAATAAGGAGTTACTAGAT GTCATACAAAAGTTTCGCGATGAGGAACTAGAGCACCTTCATATTGGAGAAGAGCATGATGCTGGAAAG GCTCCTATGTATGAAACCTTGTCAACAGTTATCCAAACAGGATGTAAAGCAGCAATATGGTTATCAGAGAGAATATAG
- the LOC136920340 gene encoding gamma-glutamyl hydrolase-like → MKASIVCLCIALFSLQAQGRPRAQLHSSAVKTDRPIIGILAQNTGSFMNKTFGPTYIAASYIKYIESAGGRVVPIKNDLSEKQLDNLFKSINGVLFPGGASDLFDSPYERTAKILFNLAVKANKAGDVFPLWGTCLGFEFLSICGAGGQHVLSKVNGENYSVNLNLSVGYQSSRLFGSAPEEIITILKTKNVTFNNHHICLSTDEYHNNEALKKFFRLLSTNKDKEGKKQFVSTIEAYDYPFYGTQWHPEKNSFEWAREAINHSKEAVLVTQYVANFFVDQARLSGHRFADKKEEENALIYQHAPVFCLPEKTYFEQCYFF, encoded by the exons ATGAAGGCCAGCATCGTTTGTCTCTGTATTGCACTCTTTTCGTTGCAGGCTCAGGGTCGACCTCGAGCTCAGCTGCACAGCTCTGCTGTGAAGACAGATAGGCCAATTATAG GAATTCTGGCTCAAAATACAGGATCATTCATGAATAAAACCTTTGGCCCAACTTACATTGCGGCATCATATATCAAATATATTGAATCTGCTGGAGGCAGAGTTGTTCCCATAAA AAATGATTTGAGTGAGAAGCAGTTGGACAACTTGTTTAAATCCATAAATGG TGTCCTGTTTCCTGGTGGTGCCTCAGATCTGTTTGATTCGCCTTATGAACGGACTGCCAAAATACTCTTCAACCTCGCAGTGAAAGCAAACAAAGCTGGAGACGTGTTTCCACTCTGGGGAACTTGTCTTGGTTTTGAGTTTTTGAGCATTTGTGGCGCAGGTGGACAACATGTTCTTTCAAAAGTCAATggtgagaactacagtgttaaCCTCAACCTCAGTGTGG GCTATCAGTCAAGCCGACTATTTGGATCCGCTCCTGAAGAGATTATTACTATCCTTAAGACAAAGAATGTCACTTTCAACAACCATCACATTTGTCTTTCCACTGAT GAATACCACAACAATGAGGCACTCAAGAAATTTTTCAGACTTCTTTCAACCAATAAagacaaagaaggaaagaaacaGTTTGTCTCTAcaattgaag cttATGATTACCCCTTTTACGGAACCCAGTGGCATCCGGAGAAAAATTCCTTTGAGTGGGCACGTGAAGCGATCAACCATTCCAAAGAGGCTGTTCTCGTGACGCAGTACGTGGCGAATTTCTTCGTGGACCAAG CACGTCTCAGCGGCCATCGCTTCGctgacaaaaaagaagaagagaatGCGTTGATATATCAACACGCCCCTGTCTTCTGCTTGCCAGAGAAAACATATTTTGAACAGTGCTACTTCTTTTAA